CCTCGCCAGGCACGCGGCGTGACGAGGCTGCGATGTCGGTCAGGCCGGTGCGGGGGGCAGGGTGGCAGCCATGACCAGCCGTTCGACGTCGTGGAGGTCGGTCAGGTACCTGAGCCCGGGAATGCCGGGCGCCTCCGCGTTGCGATCGACGACGGCGCCCCGGAAGCCGGCCGCGAGGGGGTCTGGACGTGCGGGGGCCAGTGGATCGTCGCCACGAACCGTGGACCTCCAAACCAGCGCCGCCAGGCTTCGGTGGCGGGGGCGTCGTCGGGAGAGGTCGGCCGCACCAGCACGTCGCCGGCGTCGAACAGGACCCCGGCCAGCAGCGACCACGGCGGCCCCGACCCCTCACCTGCGGACCTGCTCATGGAGCCAGTATCGACCAGCAGCGACGCCGGCGAGCCGGTCATGCCACCGGAGGCGACGAGGCTGCTGTGTCCGTCACGGCGGCGGGGTGGCTGGCCGGGTCCTCCTCGGGCGGCGGGCCGTACTTCTCGGTGTAGGCCTGGTGGACCGGTTCGTAGAGGGGTTCGGGGTGGGCGAGGTCGAACTCGCCGCCGGAGAGGATGGTGGCCAGGGCGTCGAGGTGCATGTGCCAGCCGGCGGCGGTGCTGGTGTCGGCGGCCGTAGGGTCGCCGGGGCCTGGGGCGCCGGTGGGCTGGGTGACCGTGTTCGTGAAGCGGAGGAGGGTGTGGTCGCCGTCGGGGTCGAGCTCCCAGGTGAGGGTGGTCGGGGCACCTGGGTCGCCGGAGCCGGTGGAACCCCAGGCGGCGGTGATCTCGAGGAGGCGGGGTGGGTCGAGCTCGGTGATGGCGCCGTCCAGGGTGGCGACGTTGCCGTCATCGTCGGTGTTGAACCAGCGCAACGCGAACCGGCCTCCGTCGGCCAGGTCCAGGTCGGCGTCGCCCCACCACCTGCGGAGCTCGGCGGGGTCGGTCAGGGCCGCCCAGACCCGGGCGATCGGGTGGGGGAGCCGGCGCACGAAGCGGACCTGGGTGGAGCCGTCGGGTCGCTTCTCCACGATGCCGTCGGCGACGGGCCGGTCCTCAGTCATGTGGCTCCTCTCGGGTCTGGTCCAGGTGCTGCTCGAGGGCGTCGAGGCGTTCGCCCCAGAGCCTCCGGTAGGGCTCGAGCCACTCGTCGAGCTCGGTGAGGGGCTGGGCGCGGAGGGCGTAGAGGCGCCGCTGGGCATCGACCCGGACCCGCACGAGCCCGGCTTCCCGCAGCACCCGCAGATGCTTGGACACGCCGGGCTGGCTGAGACCGAGCCCGAGCACCAGCTCGTTCACCGACCGCTCGCCCTCCCGCAGGAGGTCGAGGATGTGCCGGCGGTGCGGCTCGGCGAGCACCTGGAAAGCGGACATGCTCGGGGAAGCCTATATCTCTCTCCAGGTATATGTCTAGCTAGACATATGCATGGGCCAGGCTGGGCCTCAGCCCAACCGGGTGGCCCGGCTGGTGGCGAAGCGGTCGGCGATGGCGTCCTTGAGGCCGTGGGGGAAGCGGGCCTTGACCCGGCGGTGGGCGGGGAGGAGGGCGCGCTGGGCATCGGGGTCGCCCGCGAACGCGGCGATGGCGTGCTCGGGGTCGACGTTGGCCACGGCGAGGATGGCGCCGGCGATGCCGAGGGAACCGGCCATGAGGACCATCGGGGCGGCGCCCACCCAGAGCGGGCGGTGGAACACCTCGAGCTCGGCCAGGAGGCGTTCGGGATCGCCGCTGGAATCCTTCATGCCCTGGACGGGGAGGTCGGGGAGGGCCTCGACGGGGATGCCGGGCGGGGCGGTCTGGGGAAAGTGGTAGGCGAGGGCCGGCAGGTCGCCGGCGGCCTCGGCGACGGCGTCGTAGTAGGGGCGGGGGTCGTTGTTGCGGGGCGGGCAGAGGGCCAGGACGGCGTCGGCGCCGGCCTCGCGGGCGGTGCGGGTCAAGGCGGCGGCCTGCCGGGCCGACGGGCCGCCGGTGCCGGCGACCACCGGGACCTCGGAGGGCACGGCCCTGCGGGTCTCGGTCAGCAGGGCGACCCGCTCCTCGGTGGTCAGGGCGGACGCCTCGCCGGTCGAGCCGGCCACCACCACCGCCCGGACGCCCAGCCCGGCCAGGGTCGCGGCGTGCTCGGCGGTCGCCTTGGCGTCGACCTCGCCCTGGTCGTCGAACAGCGTCGCCAGCGCGACCCCGACCCCCGTGAACAGTGGCTCCGGCATCTCGCCACGCCTCCTCGCGCTCCGGCCCCGGCCCATCCGCCGCTCTCGCCCACCCTAGCGGCCCCGGGTGCGAGGGCGGGGAAGCGGGCCCCGTGCCCACCGCGGCGAGGCGGACCCCGACCCGGTCACGGGCCCCCCGTTGTGGGTTTGCTCCCCCCCGGCAAGCTGCGTAAACTGGCTAAGGAAACATCAATGTTTCCAAAATCTGGGAAGGGGCAACACACGCCATGACGCCAGAACGACCCGGCG
This genomic stretch from Actinomycetota bacterium harbors:
- a CDS encoding SRPBCC family protein codes for the protein MTEDRPVADGIVEKRPDGSTQVRFVRRLPHPIARVWAALTDPAELRRWWGDADLDLADGGRFALRWFNTDDDGNVATLDGAITELDPPRLLEITAAWGSTGSGDPGAPTTLTWELDPDGDHTLLRFTNTVTQPTGAPGPGDPTAADTSTAAGWHMHLDALATILSGGEFDLAHPEPLYEPVHQAYTEKYGPPPEEDPASHPAAVTDTAASSPPVA
- a CDS encoding metalloregulator ArsR/SmtB family transcription factor encodes the protein MSAFQVLAEPHRRHILDLLREGERSVNELVLGLGLSQPGVSKHLRVLREAGLVRVRVDAQRRLYALRAQPLTELDEWLEPYRRLWGERLDALEQHLDQTREEPHD
- a CDS encoding dihydrodipicolinate synthase family protein, producing MPEPLFTGVGVALATLFDDQGEVDAKATAEHAATLAGLGVRAVVVAGSTGEASALTTEERVALLTETRRAVPSEVPVVAGTGGPSARQAAALTRTAREAGADAVLALCPPRNNDPRPYYDAVAEAAGDLPALAYHFPQTAPPGIPVEALPDLPVQGMKDSSGDPERLLAELEVFHRPLWVGAAPMVLMAGSLGIAGAILAVANVDPEHAIAAFAGDPDAQRALLPAHRRVKARFPHGLKDAIADRFATSRATRLG